A stretch of the Runella slithyformis DSM 19594 genome encodes the following:
- a CDS encoding efflux RND transporter periplasmic adaptor subunit yields the protein MKKSSIVITISIVCAFTIFTFLKLSKNKEELSSQVYKADTAKAVLITWEKVDKKMINPSFIFSGSYEPYKEVQILPERGGKVVADHIELGSFIAKGKLIAALDSDELKLQIADNQTQYDDARRTFERNKVLSEGEALTKTAFEKSELALKGLQNRMEVLKKQMTYMNIYAPMSGYITVKNFELGSIISPGMPIAMLTDISSVNLTILVPENAITQFVKGNSIDVSCDAYPDRPLKGFIDYIAVKADDSKNFLVKIKVINNTSQLIRGGMFGKAFFKSMQPVGALTVSRNAIVGSTRKPQVYVIKNNIAVLTDITLGQILEDRLEVVKGLSAGDLVANSGLVNLANGIKVQQTAQ from the coding sequence ATGAAAAAGTCAAGCATCGTCATTACGATTTCGATAGTATGTGCATTTACCATTTTTACCTTTCTTAAACTCAGTAAAAACAAAGAAGAACTGAGCAGCCAAGTCTATAAAGCAGACACCGCAAAAGCAGTGCTGATTACTTGGGAGAAAGTAGATAAAAAGATGATAAACCCCTCGTTTATTTTCTCAGGGTCTTATGAGCCATATAAAGAAGTACAAATACTGCCCGAACGAGGTGGTAAAGTAGTAGCCGACCATATTGAGCTGGGCAGCTTTATTGCCAAAGGAAAATTGATTGCAGCCTTGGATAGCGACGAGCTGAAACTCCAAATAGCTGATAATCAAACCCAATACGATGATGCACGGCGGACTTTTGAACGAAACAAAGTATTGTCAGAAGGTGAAGCTTTAACAAAAACAGCATTTGAAAAGTCAGAATTGGCCCTGAAAGGCCTGCAAAACCGAATGGAAGTGCTCAAAAAACAAATGACTTACATGAATATTTATGCGCCCATGAGTGGATATATAACGGTCAAGAATTTTGAGTTGGGGTCTATCATTTCGCCGGGAATGCCCATAGCCATGCTTACGGATATTTCGTCGGTGAACCTAACTATCCTTGTGCCTGAAAATGCCATTACGCAGTTTGTGAAAGGCAACTCAATTGACGTTTCTTGCGATGCTTACCCTGACAGACCACTCAAGGGATTCATTGATTACATTGCAGTTAAGGCGGATGATTCAAAGAATTTTTTGGTGAAAATAAAGGTGATTAACAATACATCCCAACTTATTCGGGGAGGGATGTTTGGCAAAGCCTTTTTCAAAAGTATGCAGCCTGTTGGTGCTTTGACTGTGAGTCGAAATGCAATTGTGGGATCAACCAGGAAGCCGCAGGTATATGTGATTAAAAACAATATTGCAGTTTTGACAGACATCACTTTGGGACAAATTTTAGAAGATCGATTAGAGGTAGTCAAAGGCTTGTCGGCAGGTGATTTGGTGGCAAATAGTGGTTTAGTCAATCTTGCCAATGGAATAAAAGTGCAGCAAACTGCTCAATAA
- a CDS encoding TolC family protein — protein sequence MCKKTGTTIGRLVVLAAVFNIFSPWAVAQTTDTLTLSQCVEIALKNNQNIKNKRLDELINQTKIDETRADLYPQLKAKGSYQYYPSVPKSLVSSAILGGPPSEFTYSEFQVPQNIHFAADFSWQVYNPAILAALKISKISKVMSATATKEKLEAVVYDVSATFLNIQINELQADLTRSNIANLKKNVALTTQLFNQGLALRSDADNLNVSIVNLETVLSNQLNGLNQLYYLLKVYMGLPPSFVLCIEKYVQDDKIYIPALETDSSAYAKRSSYLSLKQTGDLLQLQRQSIKAGFLPTVNLIGSFGYSGLNTEFNFLKSYNSKWYPINLIQLNLEIPIFDGYKKRSQLLRNKFELDQNQNTLNYLRNTLQMEQMNAVSTYEKYVKDVEYQIKNLSLANKLYNQKQLEYRNSTASLNDIIAVENTLKSAQANYLNALIKLKLAELDLRKINGQLIKN from the coding sequence GCTCAAACCACAGACACCTTGACGTTGAGTCAATGCGTTGAAATTGCTCTCAAAAACAACCAAAACATTAAAAATAAGCGGTTAGACGAGCTGATTAATCAAACCAAGATTGACGAAACCAGGGCTGACCTATATCCGCAATTAAAAGCAAAAGGAAGTTATCAGTACTACCCAAGTGTGCCAAAATCGCTGGTGTCTTCGGCAATTTTGGGGGGGCCTCCGAGTGAATTTACCTATTCCGAATTTCAAGTACCGCAAAACATCCATTTTGCTGCTGATTTTTCGTGGCAAGTGTATAATCCTGCCATTTTAGCGGCACTCAAAATCAGTAAAATAAGCAAAGTTATGAGTGCCACGGCTACCAAAGAAAAATTGGAAGCCGTAGTGTATGATGTCTCGGCTACTTTTCTTAACATTCAAATCAACGAATTGCAGGCAGACCTTACCCGTTCTAACATTGCCAATCTCAAAAAGAATGTAGCCTTAACCACGCAGTTATTCAATCAAGGGTTGGCTTTAAGGTCGGATGCTGATAACCTGAATGTAAGTATCGTCAACCTTGAAACTGTTTTGAGTAATCAGCTAAATGGCTTAAACCAGCTATATTATCTTCTGAAAGTATATATGGGTTTGCCCCCGAGTTTTGTTTTATGCATAGAAAAATACGTTCAAGATGACAAAATCTACATCCCTGCCTTAGAAACTGATTCTTCGGCCTATGCCAAACGAAGTAGTTACCTTTCATTAAAACAAACGGGAGACTTACTGCAACTGCAACGCCAGAGCATCAAAGCCGGTTTCTTGCCTACCGTAAACCTAATTGGTTCTTTTGGCTATTCAGGTTTAAATACCGAATTCAATTTTTTGAAATCTTACAACAGTAAGTGGTATCCTATCAACCTGATTCAGCTGAATTTGGAGATTCCAATATTTGATGGATATAAAAAACGCAGCCAATTATTAAGAAATAAATTCGAGTTGGATCAAAACCAAAACACGCTCAATTATTTGCGAAATACCCTTCAAATGGAGCAGATGAATGCTGTCAGTACTTATGAAAAGTATGTCAAAGACGTTGAGTACCAAATCAAGAATTTGTCATTGGCCAACAAGCTTTACAACCAAAAGCAATTAGAGTACAGAAACAGCACGGCTTCGCTTAATGATATTATTGCGGTGGAAAACACGCTGAAATCTGCCCAAGCCAATTACCTCAATGCCTTAATAAAGTTGAAGTTAGCAGAACTCGACCTTAGAAAAATTAACGGACAACTCATCAAAAATTAA